The proteins below come from a single Arthrobacter crystallopoietes genomic window:
- a CDS encoding APC family permease: MLTSLNALKRILVGRPFRTERAKAQPLPQRLALPVFSANALSSVAYSPDEILLTLALAGVAAVALSPLVGLAVMVVLLVIVASYRQSVHAYPSGGDYQIASENLGKNAGITVGSALMFDYVLTVAVSMSSAAHYVIAAFPALRGWQTTAAVAGVVILALLHLRGLRRGGRAVAIPTYAFVGLILLMCLVGFIQDMTGQLQLAPSAGLDIVPDAEFQAGLTGLAGALLVLRAFSTGAAALTGVETPAGNVQAFQPPRARNAATALLVLGVAATVMTMAVLYLARATRVHVVQVPAEQLRLNGGPLPADYLQTPVISQLAATVFDRGNVLFYLVLAATGLILVLASHSAFNAFPSLASILATDGFLPRQLRTRGDRLSYSNGVMALAGAALVLILIFDADVTKLIQLYVVGVFVSFTFSQLGMIKHFSRLIRSTPHKPIRRRMARSRVINLIGFIMTATVLVVVLVSKFVFGAWIAVAGILMLALIMYSIHRHYEQVAQELAVDENQPATALPSRVHAVILVSHVRKPVLRALAFARASRPSKLDAVIVDIDEEETKATLADWERYKIPVPITVLASPYRDTTVPIIEYIKNIRRDSPRDLVVVYIPEYVVGRWWEQLVHNQTALRIKTRLHFEPGVMVASVPWQLASSDAVRKYQEFP, translated from the coding sequence ATGCTGACCTCCCTTAACGCGCTCAAGCGCATCCTGGTGGGCAGGCCTTTCCGGACCGAACGCGCCAAAGCCCAGCCGCTGCCGCAACGGCTGGCGCTGCCGGTGTTTTCGGCCAACGCGCTCTCCTCCGTGGCGTATTCTCCGGATGAGATCCTGCTGACCCTGGCGCTGGCGGGAGTGGCCGCCGTCGCGCTGTCGCCGCTGGTCGGCCTGGCGGTCATGGTGGTGCTGCTGGTCATCGTCGCTTCCTACCGCCAAAGCGTGCACGCGTACCCCTCCGGCGGCGACTACCAGATCGCCAGCGAGAACCTTGGCAAGAACGCCGGCATCACCGTCGGTTCAGCGCTCATGTTCGACTACGTGCTCACCGTGGCGGTGTCCATGTCCTCCGCCGCGCACTATGTCATCGCGGCGTTCCCCGCGCTCAGGGGATGGCAAACGACGGCGGCCGTTGCCGGCGTCGTAATTCTTGCTTTGCTGCATCTGCGCGGGCTGCGGCGCGGGGGTAGGGCGGTGGCCATTCCGACGTACGCCTTCGTGGGGCTGATCCTGCTGATGTGCCTGGTGGGCTTCATCCAAGACATGACCGGTCAACTCCAGCTGGCGCCGAGCGCGGGGCTGGACATTGTGCCGGACGCGGAGTTCCAGGCCGGGCTGACCGGCCTGGCCGGGGCGCTGCTGGTGCTGCGCGCGTTCTCCACGGGGGCGGCTGCGCTGACCGGTGTGGAAACTCCGGCGGGCAACGTCCAGGCGTTCCAGCCGCCGCGGGCCCGGAACGCCGCGACGGCGCTGCTGGTCCTCGGTGTTGCGGCTACCGTGATGACGATGGCGGTGCTGTATCTGGCCCGCGCCACCCGGGTCCATGTGGTCCAGGTCCCCGCCGAGCAGCTGCGGCTCAACGGCGGTCCGCTGCCGGCGGACTACCTGCAGACGCCCGTTATCAGCCAGCTCGCGGCGACCGTCTTCGACCGCGGCAACGTGCTCTTCTACCTGGTTCTGGCGGCCACCGGGCTGATCCTGGTCCTGGCCAGCCACTCCGCCTTCAACGCCTTCCCGTCGCTGGCCTCCATCCTGGCCACGGACGGTTTCCTGCCCCGGCAGTTGCGCACCCGCGGCGACCGGCTGAGCTACAGCAACGGGGTCATGGCGCTGGCCGGCGCCGCCCTGGTGCTGATCCTGATTTTCGACGCCGACGTCACCAAACTCATCCAGCTGTACGTGGTGGGCGTGTTCGTCTCCTTCACCTTCAGCCAGCTCGGCATGATCAAGCACTTTTCCCGGCTGATCCGGTCCACGCCGCACAAACCAATACGACGGCGGATGGCCCGCTCGCGCGTCATCAACCTCATCGGGTTCATCATGACCGCCACGGTGCTGGTGGTGGTGCTCGTGAGCAAGTTTGTGTTCGGTGCGTGGATCGCAGTGGCCGGCATCCTCATGCTGGCGCTGATCATGTACAGCATCCACCGGCACTACGAGCAGGTGGCGCAGGAACTGGCCGTGGACGAGAACCAACCCGCCACCGCGCTGCCATCCCGGGTCCACGCGGTGATCCTGGTCTCGCACGTGCGCAAGCCGGTGCTGCGTGCGCTGGCCTTTGCCCGCGCCTCCCGCCCGTCGAAACTCGACGCGGTCATCGTGGATATCGACGAAGAAGAGACGAAAGCGACGCTGGCAGACTGGGAACGTTACAAGATTCCTGTGCCGATCACCGTGCTGGCGTCCCCGTATCGCGACACCACTGTCCCGATCATCGAGTACATCAAGAACATCCGGCGTGATTCACCCCGCGATCTGGTGGTCGTGTACATTCCGGAGTACGTCGTGGGCCGGTGGTGGGAGCAGCTCGTGCACAACCAGACCGCCCTTCGGATCAAAACCCGACTGCATTTCGAACCCGGAGTCATGGTTGCCAGCGTCCCCTGGCAGCTGGCTTCCTCGGATGCCGTCCGCAAATACCAGGAGTTTCCCTAA
- a CDS encoding DUF4193 domain-containing protein encodes MATDYDAPRKTDDETSEESIAELKTHRTTKQSAVVDEDEAEAAEGFELPGADLSSEELTVRIMPAQADEFTCASCFLVRHRSQVAREKDGLLYCKDCEG; translated from the coding sequence ATGGCGACTGATTATGATGCGCCTCGCAAGACCGATGACGAGACCAGCGAGGAATCCATTGCGGAGCTGAAGACCCACCGCACGACCAAGCAGTCCGCCGTCGTAGACGAAGACGAAGCCGAAGCGGCCGAAGGATTCGAACTGCCGGGGGCAGACCTCTCCAGCGAAGAGCTGACGGTGCGCATCATGCCTGCACAGGCAGATGAATTCACTTGTGCATCGTGTTTCCTGGTCCGCCACCGGTCCCAGGTCGCCAGGGAAAAGGATGGGCTCCTGTACTGCAAGGACTGTGAAGGCTGA
- a CDS encoding DUF3159 domain-containing protein, with product MTEKPEPRDEQEKSVSELAGAYAARAGVERREDGQIDVLKSVGGVRGLTESILPGLVFLVVFTVVRDLAPALIGALGIAAVFTILRLIQRGTVVQAFSGLIGVAICAFVANTTGRAETFYIPGFFTNAAYIVGMVISIAVKWPLAGLLFGFIRGEGTDWRKEPGRLRAYVLATWIVIAVLALRLAVQVPLYFVGPDALVALGTARLVMGVPLYALGLWLAWMVSRPVGGAVVGGTAAPGSQH from the coding sequence ATGACTGAAAAACCCGAACCTCGCGATGAGCAGGAGAAATCCGTCAGCGAGCTCGCCGGTGCCTACGCGGCACGGGCGGGAGTGGAGCGCCGTGAAGACGGCCAGATCGACGTGCTCAAATCCGTGGGCGGCGTCCGTGGTCTGACCGAAAGCATTCTGCCCGGCCTGGTTTTCCTCGTAGTCTTCACCGTTGTCCGAGATCTGGCACCGGCCCTGATCGGGGCGCTGGGCATCGCGGCGGTGTTCACCATCCTGCGGCTGATCCAGCGCGGCACCGTGGTCCAGGCGTTTTCCGGACTGATCGGCGTTGCTATCTGTGCCTTTGTCGCCAACACGACCGGCCGGGCCGAGACGTTCTACATCCCGGGCTTCTTCACCAACGCCGCCTATATCGTGGGCATGGTCATTTCGATTGCGGTCAAATGGCCGCTGGCCGGACTGCTGTTCGGCTTCATCCGGGGCGAAGGGACGGACTGGCGCAAAGAACCGGGCCGCTTGCGGGCCTACGTGCTGGCGACCTGGATTGTCATCGCCGTGCTGGCTCTGCGCCTGGCCGTCCAGGTGCCGCTGTACTTCGTGGGCCCGGATGCCTTGGTGGCGCTGGGTACCGCGCGGCTGGTCATGGGCGTGCCGCTGTACGCGCTCGGCCTGTGGCTGGCGTGGATGGTCTCACGCCCGGTCGGCGGCGCCGTCGTCGGCGGCACTGCTGCTCCGGGCAGTCAGCACTGA
- the dut gene encoding dUTP diphosphatase, with translation MLDDGLEAPGYAHPGDAGADLRSRIDFRIGPGERILVPTGVAIALPQGYVALIHPRSGLATKHGLTIVNAPGTVDAGYRGEIAVTLLNTDATETLTFKRGDRIAQMVIQRVEHAAFEHVDELPDSIRGAGGFGSTGGFTAAQ, from the coding sequence ATGCTCGACGACGGTCTGGAGGCACCGGGCTACGCCCATCCTGGCGACGCCGGGGCTGATCTGCGCAGCCGCATTGACTTCAGGATCGGGCCGGGGGAGCGGATCCTTGTCCCCACCGGTGTGGCCATCGCGCTGCCGCAAGGGTATGTGGCGTTGATTCATCCGCGGTCGGGACTGGCGACCAAACACGGCTTGACCATTGTTAACGCACCGGGCACCGTTGATGCAGGTTACCGCGGCGAGATCGCCGTCACGCTGCTGAATACCGATGCCACCGAGACCCTGACCTTCAAGCGCGGGGACCGCATTGCGCAAATGGTTATCCAGCGCGTAGAGCACGCCGCCTTTGAGCATGTCGACGAACTGCCGGACTCCATTCGGGGAGCCGGAGGGTTCGGGTCGACCGGCGGCTTTACGGCAGCCCAATGA
- a CDS encoding potassium channel family protein: MKVVIAGAGSVGSSIARELLSNNHDILLIDQKPEAIGRSGLKGARWLIGDACEITTLRDANLDEADVVVSATGDDKVNLVVSLLAKSEFGVARTVGRVNNPKNDWMFDDSWGVDVAVNTPRLMTALVEEAVEIGDLVRLLTLQTGVASMVEFTVPHDSPLVGRTLGSIDWPQDATVVAILRDDAPITPSMDDVIEDSDELFFVTTIAAEDQLRSVLTARSSSAADDGAADRA, encoded by the coding sequence ATGAAGGTTGTTATCGCCGGGGCAGGCAGCGTCGGCTCCTCCATCGCGCGGGAGCTCCTCTCCAACAACCACGACATCCTGCTTATCGACCAGAAGCCGGAAGCGATCGGCCGCAGCGGCCTCAAGGGTGCCCGCTGGCTGATCGGGGACGCGTGCGAAATCACCACACTGCGCGACGCCAACCTGGACGAAGCCGATGTGGTGGTTTCCGCCACGGGGGACGACAAGGTGAACCTGGTGGTCTCGCTGCTGGCCAAGAGCGAATTCGGTGTCGCCAGGACCGTGGGTCGGGTGAACAACCCTAAAAACGACTGGATGTTTGACGACTCGTGGGGCGTGGACGTAGCCGTCAACACGCCGCGCCTGATGACTGCACTGGTGGAAGAGGCGGTGGAAATCGGCGATCTGGTCCGCCTGCTGACGCTGCAGACGGGGGTGGCCTCCATGGTCGAATTCACCGTGCCCCACGATTCGCCCCTGGTCGGCAGGACGCTGGGCTCCATCGATTGGCCGCAGGACGCCACGGTCGTGGCCATTCTGCGCGACGATGCGCCCATTACACCCAGCATGGACGACGTTATCGAGGACAGCGACGAGCTGTTCTTCGTGACGACCATCGCCGCCGAAGACCAGCTGCGGTCAGTGCTGACTGCCCGGAGCAGCAGTGCCGCCGACGACGGCGCCGCCGACCGGGCGTGA
- a CDS encoding DUF3710 domain-containing protein: MIFGRRKNKNETSDLPETAAESNEEQTPGEASDPAVDPEQAEAAQTLPKAAKTDAELRNSGPFDSAEKETDEGYLDLGALKIQPRDGLQLRLEVEEKTQRVIAVTLDLSGSSLQLQAFAAPKSEGLWEEIREQLASSIGSQGGTVEEVSGPLGTEVVAKLPAQTPDGKRGFRVARFIGVDGPRWFLRGVIGGAAALDRDKAAELEELFRQTVVVRGDQPLPPRDLLTLRLPKDASLRTQDGQPAPGLTAPERGPEITHIG; the protein is encoded by the coding sequence ATGATCTTTGGGCGCCGCAAGAACAAGAACGAGACGAGCGATCTGCCGGAGACCGCAGCGGAGAGCAACGAAGAGCAGACTCCGGGGGAAGCTTCCGATCCCGCAGTGGACCCGGAACAGGCAGAAGCCGCGCAGACTTTGCCGAAGGCTGCCAAGACCGATGCGGAACTGCGCAACAGCGGTCCCTTCGATAGCGCCGAAAAAGAGACCGATGAGGGATACCTCGATCTCGGCGCGCTGAAAATCCAGCCCCGTGATGGACTCCAGCTACGGCTGGAAGTAGAGGAAAAAACCCAGCGGGTCATTGCCGTAACGCTGGATTTGTCCGGTTCCAGTTTGCAGCTGCAGGCCTTCGCCGCGCCTAAGTCCGAAGGCCTGTGGGAGGAAATCCGCGAACAGCTGGCCTCGTCCATTGGTTCCCAGGGTGGGACCGTCGAGGAGGTAAGCGGGCCGCTGGGGACAGAAGTTGTGGCCAAGCTGCCGGCCCAGACACCGGACGGGAAGCGTGGCTTCCGGGTAGCGCGCTTCATCGGCGTCGACGGTCCGCGTTGGTTCCTGCGCGGAGTTATTGGCGGTGCGGCTGCATTGGACCGGGACAAGGCAGCGGAGCTGGAAGAACTCTTCCGCCAGACCGTTGTAGTCCGGGGCGACCAGCCGTTGCCGCCACGGGATCTGCTGACGCTGCGGTTGCCCAAGGACGCGAGCCTGCGCACGCAGGACGGTCAGCCTGCTCCTGGCTTGACTGCACCGGAGCGCGGACCCGAGATCACCCACATTGGCTAA
- the acnA gene encoding aconitate hydratase AcnA yields MSNVDSFGSKGVLDVAGSEYEIFRLNSVEGAESLPFSLKVLLENLLRTEDGANITADHVRALANWDPNAQPDTEIQFTPARVIMQDFTGVPCVVDLATMREAVKELGGDASRVNPLAPAEMVIDHSVQIDAFGNAGALERNMEIEYQRNGERYQFLRWGQTAFDDFKVVPPGTGIVHQVNIEYLARTVMTRDVDGKLRAYPDTCVGTDSHTTMVNGLGVLGWGVGGIEAEAAMLGQPVSMLIPRVVGFKLSGSIPAGATATDVVLTITEMLRKHGVVGKFVEFYGEGVAAVPLANRATIGNMSPEFGSTAAMFPIDDVTLDYLRLTGRSDENVALVEAYAREQGLWHDPSRELKFSEYLELDLSTVVPSIAGPKRPQDRIELSASKEQFRKDLHNYVAAANEDALDEALEESFPASDSPAMTSTVRHSAAANSNGRPTKPVSVKMEDGREFVLDHGAVTIASITSCTNTSNPSVMLAAAVLARNAVEKGLTSKPWVKTSVAPGSKVVTDYYEKSGLVPYLEKLGFFTVGYGCATCIGNSGPLETEISDAIQSHDLSVTAVLSGNRNFEGRINPDVKMNYLASPPLVIAYALAGSMDFDFENDPLGQDEAGNDVFLKDIWPSPTEVQSIMDTSIDEEMFTKGYAGVFEGDERWKALDTPAGDTFAWDQDSTYVRKPPYFEGMQATPAPVQDITGARVLAKLGDSVTTDHISPAGSFKSDSPAGRYLLEHGVERKDFNSYGSRRGNHEVMIRGTFANIRLRNLLLDGVEGGFTRDFTQTGGPQAYIYDAAMNYQVAGTPLVVLAGKEYGSGSSRDWAAKGTALLGVKAVIAESFERIHRSNLIGMGVLPLQYAAGENAASLGLSGTETFAFEGVTELNNGSTPKTVKVTATDEDGKSISFDAVVRIDTPGEADYYRNGGILQYVLRQLTAA; encoded by the coding sequence ATGAGTAATGTGGACAGCTTCGGATCCAAAGGCGTACTAGACGTTGCCGGGTCCGAGTATGAAATTTTCCGGCTGAATTCCGTCGAAGGCGCCGAGAGCCTTCCGTTCAGCCTCAAGGTCCTGTTGGAGAATCTGCTCCGGACCGAGGACGGCGCAAACATCACCGCGGACCACGTCCGTGCACTGGCCAACTGGGACCCGAACGCGCAGCCGGATACGGAAATCCAGTTCACCCCTGCCCGCGTCATCATGCAGGACTTCACCGGTGTTCCCTGTGTTGTTGACCTGGCGACCATGCGCGAAGCAGTTAAGGAACTCGGCGGCGATGCCTCCCGTGTCAACCCGCTGGCCCCGGCCGAGATGGTCATTGACCACTCCGTGCAGATCGACGCCTTCGGCAACGCCGGCGCCCTTGAGCGCAATATGGAGATCGAGTACCAGCGCAACGGCGAGCGTTACCAGTTCCTGCGCTGGGGCCAGACGGCGTTCGACGACTTCAAGGTTGTCCCCCCGGGAACCGGCATTGTCCACCAGGTCAATATCGAATACCTGGCGCGCACGGTCATGACCCGCGACGTCGACGGCAAGCTGCGCGCTTACCCCGACACCTGCGTCGGCACCGACTCCCACACCACCATGGTCAACGGCCTGGGCGTACTGGGCTGGGGCGTTGGCGGCATTGAAGCAGAGGCAGCCATGCTCGGCCAGCCCGTCTCGATGCTGATCCCGAGGGTGGTCGGCTTCAAGCTCAGCGGCTCCATCCCCGCGGGCGCAACGGCTACCGACGTCGTCCTGACCATCACCGAAATGCTGCGCAAGCATGGTGTTGTGGGCAAGTTCGTCGAATTTTACGGCGAAGGCGTCGCCGCAGTTCCGCTGGCCAACCGCGCCACCATCGGCAACATGAGCCCGGAATTCGGCTCGACTGCCGCCATGTTCCCGATCGACGACGTCACGCTGGATTACCTGCGCCTGACCGGACGTTCCGACGAGAACGTTGCCTTGGTTGAGGCCTACGCCAGGGAACAGGGACTGTGGCACGACCCGTCCCGCGAACTGAAGTTCTCGGAATACCTGGAACTCGATCTGTCCACCGTGGTGCCGTCCATCGCCGGACCGAAGCGCCCGCAGGATCGCATTGAGCTCTCCGCGTCGAAGGAACAGTTCCGCAAGGACCTGCACAACTACGTGGCGGCAGCCAATGAGGACGCGCTGGACGAGGCACTTGAGGAGTCCTTCCCCGCCTCGGATTCGCCCGCCATGACCTCCACCGTGCGCCACTCCGCGGCCGCCAATTCGAACGGGCGACCGACCAAGCCGGTCAGCGTCAAGATGGAAGACGGCCGTGAGTTCGTGCTGGACCACGGAGCGGTGACCATCGCGTCCATTACCTCCTGCACCAACACGTCCAACCCCTCGGTCATGCTGGCCGCGGCCGTGCTGGCCCGCAACGCCGTCGAAAAGGGTCTGACCTCCAAGCCGTGGGTGAAGACCTCCGTGGCTCCGGGTTCGAAGGTTGTCACCGACTACTACGAGAAGTCCGGGCTGGTGCCGTACCTGGAGAAGCTGGGCTTCTTCACGGTGGGCTACGGCTGTGCAACCTGCATCGGCAACTCCGGCCCGCTGGAAACCGAGATCTCCGACGCCATCCAGAGCCACGACCTGTCCGTCACGGCGGTCCTGTCCGGTAACCGCAACTTCGAAGGCCGGATCAACCCGGACGTGAAGATGAACTACCTGGCCTCACCGCCGCTGGTCATCGCCTACGCCCTGGCCGGATCCATGGACTTCGACTTCGAGAATGACCCGCTGGGCCAGGACGAGGCCGGCAACGATGTCTTCCTGAAGGACATCTGGCCGAGCCCGACCGAAGTGCAGTCCATCATGGACACCTCCATCGACGAGGAGATGTTCACCAAGGGCTACGCGGGTGTCTTCGAGGGCGACGAACGCTGGAAGGCGCTGGACACCCCCGCAGGCGACACCTTTGCCTGGGACCAGGACTCCACCTACGTGCGGAAACCACCGTACTTCGAGGGCATGCAGGCCACTCCCGCACCGGTGCAGGACATCACCGGCGCGCGTGTCCTGGCCAAGCTCGGCGATTCGGTCACCACGGACCACATCTCTCCGGCCGGTTCCTTCAAGTCGGACAGCCCGGCGGGACGCTACCTGCTCGAGCACGGCGTGGAGCGCAAGGACTTCAACTCCTACGGCTCGCGTCGCGGCAACCACGAAGTCATGATCCGCGGTACGTTCGCCAACATCCGGCTGCGTAACCTGCTGCTGGACGGCGTCGAAGGCGGCTTCACCCGCGACTTCACGCAGACCGGTGGCCCGCAGGCCTACATCTACGACGCCGCGATGAACTACCAGGTCGCCGGCACCCCGCTGGTGGTGCTGGCCGGCAAGGAATACGGTTCGGGTTCGTCCCGCGACTGGGCCGCCAAGGGCACTGCGCTGCTGGGCGTGAAGGCCGTCATCGCCGAGAGCTTCGAGCGCATCCACCGCTCCAACCTCATTGGCATGGGCGTGCTGCCGCTGCAGTACGCCGCGGGCGAGAATGCTGCGTCGCTGGGACTCTCCGGTACGGAGACCTTTGCCTTCGAAGGTGTGACCGAACTCAACAACGGTTCCACGCCGAAGACGGTGAAGGTTACCGCCACGGACGAGGACGGCAAGAGCATCAGCTTTGATGCCGTTGTGCGCATCGACACACCGGGCGAGGCGGACTACTACCGTAACGGCGGAATCCTGCAGTATGTACTGCGCCAGCTGACCGCAGCGTAA
- a CDS encoding DUF3093 domain-containing protein, whose amino-acid sequence MSTNATPAGNTGSASGTPGAVIYQERLWPNFWIWLIAAGTAGAVIFVLAPISLTTGYIAAAVAAVILAVLLIVSAPRITVTQTTLQVGRAQIEREFVGRVEAFTGDDATAQRGTELNGTAYMCFRGWIQPVVKIEITDEADRTPYWITSTRRPNQLVAALSNPQDQ is encoded by the coding sequence ATGAGCACAAACGCCACTCCCGCCGGTAACACCGGCTCTGCTTCCGGGACACCCGGAGCCGTCATTTACCAGGAACGTCTGTGGCCGAACTTCTGGATCTGGCTGATCGCGGCAGGCACGGCCGGAGCGGTGATATTCGTGTTGGCACCGATAAGCCTGACCACCGGCTACATTGCAGCAGCGGTCGCTGCGGTCATTCTGGCGGTCCTGCTGATCGTTTCGGCACCGCGGATCACCGTGACCCAAACGACGCTTCAGGTGGGCCGGGCGCAGATCGAGCGGGAATTCGTCGGCCGCGTCGAGGCCTTCACCGGCGACGACGCCACGGCCCAGCGCGGAACGGAACTGAACGGCACCGCCTACATGTGTTTCCGCGGCTGGATCCAGCCAGTTGTGAAGATCGAAATCACCGACGAGGCGGACCGGACCCCTTACTGGATCACCTCCACGCGACGCCCGAACCAGCTCGTCGCGGCACTCTCGAACCCGCAGGACCAGTAA
- a CDS encoding potassium channel family protein produces the protein MAHFVIMGCGRVGVTLAHTLDESGHSVAVIDQDDSAFRRLRSDFSGRKITGVGFDRDTLRHADIENAYAFAAVSSGDNSNILATRVARETFHVPHVVARIYDPGRAEIYQRLGIPTVAAVRWSADQVLRRILPEQSIKGDFREASGRLILGEVSLHDGWVGHGFAEIEAASGARVAYLTRFGEGMLPGPETRYQQGDIVHAMMNVAATHEISGVLSKPPVKESE, from the coding sequence GTGGCGCATTTCGTGATCATGGGGTGCGGACGCGTTGGCGTGACACTGGCGCATACGCTGGACGAATCGGGGCACAGCGTGGCGGTGATCGACCAGGATGACAGCGCCTTCCGCCGGCTGCGCAGCGACTTTTCCGGGCGCAAGATCACCGGCGTCGGTTTCGACCGCGACACGCTGCGGCACGCGGACATCGAGAATGCCTATGCCTTCGCCGCGGTCTCCAGTGGCGACAACTCGAACATCCTGGCCACCCGGGTAGCGCGCGAGACCTTCCATGTTCCCCACGTTGTCGCCCGTATCTACGATCCTGGGCGGGCCGAAATTTACCAGCGGCTGGGCATTCCCACCGTGGCCGCGGTCCGCTGGAGTGCGGACCAGGTGCTGCGGCGGATCCTGCCCGAGCAGAGCATCAAGGGCGACTTCCGGGAAGCTTCCGGGCGACTGATTCTCGGTGAAGTATCCCTGCACGACGGCTGGGTCGGGCACGGCTTCGCGGAGATCGAGGCCGCTTCGGGTGCCCGGGTGGCGTATCTGACGCGGTTCGGCGAGGGGATGCTGCCCGGTCCGGAAACCCGCTACCAACAGGGCGATATTGTTCACGCCATGATGAACGTGGCCGCCACTCATGAGATCTCCGGCGTCCTGTCCAAGCCGCCGGTTAAGGAGTCCGAATGA
- a CDS encoding class I SAM-dependent RNA methyltransferase: MAQAADPTDPVELELRIGAPAHGGHFVARHEGRVVFVRHALPGELVRVRITDGGADSGFWRADTVEVLEASGHRVAHPWDRADALLAAKRHRPAVGGAEFGHIELAEQRRLKAAVFEEQLQRLARIERQVIVEAADENDDGGLGWRTRAAFAVDKSGHLAMHAHRSDELVPVTEMPLAVAAINDLRLWEADLNQVSRVEVAAPANGSAPLVLLVPEPNASPRRMAAVAAAVDPAASVAVWKPEERKLTRLKGRTWVAETCGNHQYRVTGDGFWQIHRSAPQVLTEAVMAGVRPQPGERVADLYAGAGLFTAPLAEAVGVTGTVLSVEGSPGTSRDARKNLHDAPQVTIVQGKVEKALRSQNGLDAVVLDPPRAGAGRTVVHLLHDQRPRVVGYVSCDPASFARDLGYFQALGWELQTLRVFDLYPNTHHMESFAELVPPRA, from the coding sequence ATGGCGCAGGCCGCTGACCCCACTGACCCCGTTGAACTCGAACTGAGGATCGGCGCCCCGGCGCATGGCGGGCACTTTGTTGCCCGGCACGAGGGCCGCGTGGTCTTCGTCCGGCACGCGCTGCCCGGTGAACTCGTGCGCGTGCGGATTACCGACGGCGGCGCGGACTCCGGTTTCTGGCGCGCCGACACGGTCGAGGTGCTCGAGGCTTCGGGCCACCGCGTGGCGCATCCCTGGGACCGCGCGGACGCCTTGCTGGCAGCCAAGCGCCACCGTCCGGCAGTGGGCGGCGCCGAGTTCGGCCACATCGAGCTCGCCGAGCAGCGGCGGCTCAAAGCGGCGGTGTTCGAAGAGCAGCTGCAGCGGCTGGCCCGCATCGAACGGCAGGTCATTGTGGAAGCTGCGGATGAGAACGACGACGGCGGGCTGGGTTGGCGGACCCGGGCGGCTTTTGCCGTGGACAAGAGCGGGCATCTGGCCATGCACGCGCACCGCTCAGATGAGCTCGTTCCGGTAACGGAGATGCCGCTGGCAGTGGCTGCCATCAACGATTTGCGGTTGTGGGAAGCGGACCTGAACCAGGTGTCCCGCGTCGAGGTGGCGGCGCCGGCGAACGGCTCCGCGCCGCTGGTGCTGCTGGTGCCGGAGCCCAATGCGTCGCCGCGGCGAATGGCCGCCGTGGCCGCCGCCGTCGATCCGGCCGCATCGGTTGCAGTCTGGAAGCCAGAGGAACGCAAACTCACCCGGCTGAAGGGCAGGACCTGGGTGGCCGAAACCTGCGGGAACCACCAGTACCGGGTGACCGGGGACGGCTTCTGGCAGATCCACCGCTCGGCGCCCCAGGTGCTGACCGAAGCAGTGATGGCAGGCGTGCGGCCGCAGCCGGGGGAGCGGGTGGCGGACCTCTATGCCGGCGCCGGGCTGTTTACGGCCCCGCTGGCGGAAGCGGTAGGCGTCACCGGCACGGTGCTCTCGGTCGAAGGGTCACCGGGCACCAGCCGGGACGCCCGCAAGAACCTGCACGACGCACCTCAGGTGACCATCGTCCAGGGCAAGGTGGAGAAGGCGCTGCGGTCACAGAACGGACTGGACGCCGTCGTCCTCGATCCGCCGCGTGCCGGCGCGGGCAGGACCGTGGTGCACCTGCTGCACGACCAGCGGCCCCGCGTGGTGGGCTACGTTTCCTGCGATCCGGCCTCCTTTGCCCGCGATCTGGGCTACTTCCAGGCCCTTGGCTGGGAGCTCCAAACCCTGAGGGTGTTTGATCTGTATCCGAACACGCACCATATGGAGTCCTTCGCGGAGCTGGTGCCGCCGCGGGCCTGA